The sequence below is a genomic window from Deltaproteobacteria bacterium.
ACCCCTGTTGATATTTGTGAGCCTTGTTCCTCTGGCGAAGATTGTAATTCCGGTTTTTGTTTATCAGATGGGGTGAGTTCTTTTTGTTCCGAGGTTTGTCAGTCTAACGATGACTGCGAAACAAATTTTACTTGTATGGCCACAGATGCCGGAACCGGTGGGTGCTTTCCATTAGATTCAGCCAATTGTGGAGATGACCCCCGCGCGGGCCTTAACGAGGTTTGCTTTATTCCAAATGGCGCGGCAAGCGGAGAGGATTATTTCAACGCATGCAAACCCGACCTCATCTGCTTTGGTTTCCAGCCACTTTGCGGGAGTATCACGGGTGCTTGTGTTTTGGTCTGTGATGCCAACCACCCTTGCCCAGAGGAAAACCTTACGTGTTGTGCGGGGCAGGATGAGGCGGGGAATTGTAAACTGCCAAACCCTGAGCAGCCTTATGGCGGGTGCTTCGACGTTCAAAGTAAGGGACAAGCTTGTGTGTCACCGGAGCAATCCATTTGTGATGCAGGCAATGGCTGTTATCACTTCGGAGAAGTCTCGGCTTCTCAGTGCTATGCAGAATGCGATGACCCCAGTGACTGCGCTTCTAACGAACTGTGCAAAGAGTTCGAATTTGATGACCCGACGTGCGCCGGCGCTGTTCGAGTGTGTTGCAGAAATGACCGGGAAGGATGTGTACCCGCTGAAGCCGAATCTCTTCTTGGCTTAGGCATGCGCTGTATTCTCAACGCTGACTGCGACAGTGGTCTTTGCTTGAAATATCAAGGTGAAGGCGCATGCAGTCGAAGCTGTGATCCCGTAACTCAGGTTGGCTGTGAGCAAGACAACGATGCAGACGGCGTGGATGATGGCGGGTTCGAATGTTTGGCGGTGGGCTCAACGGGGCGCTGCTGGCCTCTCGATGGTCCCATTGGGGAGCTTGGTTCCGGTGGGACTTCGGGCGGCCCAGAGCCTGAAGAAGAAAGCAGTGGTTGCTCAAGTGCATTGGGCGCATCACCGTCTTTAGCGACGCAGCTATTCAATCTACTTTTGTTTGGACCACTTGTTTGGATGCGGTTTAGAAGAAGACGTAAAACAAGTTAAACTGAAGAGTATCCATACCTATATATAGCGAGCCACGACCTGCGCGATACCGGGTATGGAAGCTTCAACATGCTTTGCGCCGCTCGGTCTAAGTTTTGCGTAAGCCTTTTGAATAGTTTTGTTTGCAACTTTTGCAATCCGCTTATCCGTTACACCCAGAAGCGAGTCAGCCAGCTCTCGGCGCTTACCACTCCAATGAGATTCTAGATTGGTTGCATTGGTTGCTTGGTAATCTTCATAAAACGGCGTCATTGCATCAACAAAATCGTCGATGAGTTTGTTGACCGCCATATGTATAATACGCGGGTTAAGTTTCTTAATAACCCCAAAACCTGTCTTCACTGCCATGCCGCCAAGCCCTGATTTGCTAGCAACTTCAGATTCTACAAGATTTACACAATCGCCGATCACACGGTCTCGATTGCCTGATTGGAGTAAGATATCTTTAAGCTGACTCATGATTTTCCTTATAATTGGTACGTTCGCGATGTGCCTTTTATTGACGATCGGCGCAAGAGAGATCGAATAGAACCTTTAGATAGGGCCTTTGCGGGCCTTTTTAGGCTCAGGAAACCACCCGCTTTAGGGATACCTGTACCGAAGATAATTCGTTTAATAATAAAGTGTTAGATCTCTTAACGCGATGCGTCCACTGCCGATTCATCTGACCGGTTGATAAATGAGACATTGTGTAAGGGCAATCCCTAAGGACTTCCAATTTTCTGTGAGGTTCCACATTGCGGGTGCTGGGAACATTTGCTACTGATCCCGCCTCGAAGCCGAGTAACTACAAAAGTCGGGTAATTCCGACGCGTTCTAAAGGGAATTGTTGTAGTTGCATAACGTAGACTTGGGGGCACTAACCTTACATGTGCTCCCATCACTTAGCAGGAGGCAGCGTGCGTATCGCGTCGGTCTTTCTAGCTCTTATATTCAGTGCCAATACAGCACTGGCTGATTCCAAAGCACCCGAGTATTCGGAAGATCCGTTTGGTGACTTCGCGTTGTCAGACGAATCTCTCATTCTGAATATCGACTTCCACCCTGCGGGGCATGGAGAGGTGGGCGTACTCCTAGCATCAAGTATGATTGATAAGTACTCGACGCACATCGGAGGCCTCATCGATTTCACATACAACTTCTCCGATGGTGAAGTTGGCGTGAGCCTGCTCGACACGATTGCGGTGAATGTTTCTGCTGGTTATGCAGCGGGTTCGTTAACAAGCATCGTGACCAGCCCACAGGGTATCATCGGAAACAAGGTTGATAAGTGTATTGAAGACCCTTCAACTTGTCCCGGCAAGGATGTCACACCCTACGTTCCAGATTACAAGCAAGTCACATGGATGGCTTCTGTATCTGCGATTTGGGCACCGTTATACGGTAAGATTAACGTCGTCAGTGAGTACGATGTAAACTTGCAGTTTTACGGTTTGTTCGGCGCAGGCGTTAACGGAACCAAAGAAGTCACGGCCACTGTTGTTGGTTATGACGTCGACCCTCGGGGTTATACCCTTGGTTCAGGCGATCCGGGTGTCATGCCTCACCTCACCTTTGGTGGTGGTTTGAAAGTGTTCATCATGGATTGGATTGCCCTTCGCGCTGAAGTGCGTGGTTTACTGAACTTCGATAAATTCGATTTCAAGTATCGACCAAATGCTAATGCAACATCGACTGCTGCGATGGGAACCTATGACGAGCTCTATGCTCCCGGCTATGTTTTCGCGAATGTCGGTCTCAACTTCTTGGTGTTTTAAAATGATGATTAAAACGAAACATAAATCCGTATTAAGAAGAGTTGTGACCTTGGTTGGGTTGTGCGGCCTCATGGCAGTACCAGCGACGACCTGGGCGCAAGATGATGAATTCGCAGCACCAGAAGACACCACGCTTGAGCTGGGTGTAGACGGTCCAAAGACGCGTGCTTTGGTTGCTGAAGATGAATCCATCTATGTTGTTCAGAAGCGAGCTTATTCTAAGAAGGGTAAGTTTGAGATTACGCCATTTGTCTTTACAGCGATGAACCCTAAGTTCGTTGGTTATATCGGCGGCGGCTTCTCGTTCGCGTATCACCTTCGTGAGAACTTCGCGGTAGAGTTTTCGACCAGTATCCCTTACGCCATTGCACCGTTTTACTCTGCGCTGGTTTATGAGGTTTACACGTACGAGACACTTACTCCCGAGGAAGTTGATTTGAAGCAAGTTGAATACTTCGGCGCTCTAAGCGCTCAGTTTTCAGCGCTTTACGGTAAGTTCGAGCTTTACGGCATTCTACTGGATTATGACCTCTACCTCACAGCTGGACTTGGTTTGACGATGACTAAAGAACCGTGTGTGCCTAATACAGGTGACTGTGGCGGAGCAATTGGTCAATACGTGAATCCAACGACAGGCTTACTCGAAGGTGGTCTTGGTTTCGGTTTGCAGACTCCAGAAGCTGGTGGCGATGCACTTAAGCTTTCCGGTCATTTGGGCGGCGGTATCCGTATGTTCTTTACTGAGCGCTTAGGTGTTCGGATTGAGATTCGGGACATTGTTTACGCAGATCGTAAGGTGGGCTCGGCCCAGACGACTTCGCAAAACGTAACAACTGATATCCGCAATACTATCTTTGTCTTTCTTGGTGCGACTGTACTTCTGTAGGTGAAACGATGAAAAAAAGCGTCATAATAGTTTTCTTGCTCGCTCTAGTCGCTCCCTTTGCAGCGCAAGGGCAGTCCATTGA
It includes:
- a CDS encoding outer membrane beta-barrel domain-containing protein, producing MRIASVFLALIFSANTALADSKAPEYSEDPFGDFALSDESLILNIDFHPAGHGEVGVLLASSMIDKYSTHIGGLIDFTYNFSDGEVGVSLLDTIAVNVSAGYAAGSLTSIVTSPQGIIGNKVDKCIEDPSTCPGKDVTPYVPDYKQVTWMASVSAIWAPLYGKINVVSEYDVNLQFYGLFGAGVNGTKEVTATVVGYDVDPRGYTLGSGDPGVMPHLTFGGGLKVFIMDWIALRAEVRGLLNFDKFDFKYRPNANATSTAAMGTYDELYAPGYVFANVGLNFLVF
- a CDS encoding outer membrane beta-barrel domain-containing protein gives rise to the protein MMIKTKHKSVLRRVVTLVGLCGLMAVPATTWAQDDEFAAPEDTTLELGVDGPKTRALVAEDESIYVVQKRAYSKKGKFEITPFVFTAMNPKFVGYIGGGFSFAYHLRENFAVEFSTSIPYAIAPFYSALVYEVYTYETLTPEEVDLKQVEYFGALSAQFSALYGKFELYGILLDYDLYLTAGLGLTMTKEPCVPNTGDCGGAIGQYVNPTTGLLEGGLGFGLQTPEAGGDALKLSGHLGGGIRMFFTERLGVRIEIRDIVYADRKVGSAQTTSQNVTTDIRNTIFVFLGATVLL